ACCCTATGATAATCGAACATTGTATTTCTCACGATTTTAAACTTCAGGTTTGCCATCATAGCTAGATTTGTGAAAATGTTCAGTGCACTTCACCTGTGTGGGTCTTCTGCAATGTCCTTGTCTTGTTTGGATGTGAGGCTCTTGGCGAGGCGGATGGCACGGTTGTAGCAACGGTCGAGTTCCTCCATGATAAAACTGAGGTCAGAGGATAGGGAAGGGGCAGCCGTGAAGCGCCAGAAGAGAGCAGGAATGTACATGAGGATGGCGACCAGCAGAAGGATATAAGGAAAGAACTGCAGGTAAAGAGACAGAGAATAAGACAATAACAAAGCAACAAAGAACATATTTTGATATATCGTTGTTCACTATATGCTACCTTGTGTAGATAAAGAGGGGTGCTATCTGCCCCATTTTCTGTTGGGTGATGCTCTACTGCAGCCCAGCAGAAGGAGTCCACATATGCAGCCTGCCTCAATGTGAAATTAGTTGGGGGAAAACATGTGATCTGAGAACCTAAGAGAGTGGACATTACACAAGAACTTGTAATTttcttacattaaaacataaaaagagcTAGGTAATGGAAATTATATTAATATCATCCCAAAAATGCTCAACTATGATacttaatacaaaaatacaaagtgTTTTTGCATCTGTGTTATGAGCAATCGATATTCCTGCGATGTGATATTAAGGTAAGTGCATTATGGTGTTCTTTGTGTTAATTATGTCTATTTTATAAACTTCTTTTATAAACACTCATCTTAAATTCATCAAAACTAGAGGAACAAGTGGGAAGACAATTGCTTCCTTCATAATTTACAGACTACTAATCTACCTACTGTTTCTTGATGTCTGTGAAGTATTGCTGAAAGTAGCACAAAAGAAGATTAACTGAAGAATATTGGAGCTCTGTTGTATGAAAATAACAATTCTGCAGATAAATTAAAGTCAGATTTGGAATtaaatgagagtgagtaaattttttttttttttgagtaaactaacAAATCAGAGTGTTACAATCATTCTCATTATGGTAATTGCAGcacttgaaatataaattatataaatccaTTTAATGCCAAATAAGAGCACatcttaaattaataattctaatattataataaaatgtataaaagaattttaatatgaattaaaacagttaacatttattaaaatattatttattaaaaactaatagACCCCATTACCACGATTACATTCATCTTGTATGGCTAATAGATAGTGTTGCAACTTTTAACCAACAACCTAGAGAACCTAACAGATTTCCGAACTCATACAATCAAGTAGAAAAGAACATTGGgctttttttcacttcctgtttgaaATTTTGTGAGACAATTAGGCTACACTCCTGTCTCAGGATGACAGAACTTTGCCAAGCACAACACTCTGGTTTAGATATGACTGAAAAAGTGTGTTATTTCTGCCTTCGACCAGGCTTCGACTCATTAGGCCTATACCAACACCGATAAGACGCCCTCAACTATAttggctgaaataaaaataaacgaaagaTATAATGGTTACAATGCTTGAGGCAAACGACTGGCcgcaataattatttaaaactacaaaataagTGCATTTATCCTGCAAAATAACAGTTCGCAACTTCGCATGCTTATAAACTGCTGCATGTGCctcattatgttttgttttgttttgtgaacgCGCACATCGCTCCTGGCGCGTCCTCCTCAGCAGTGACGCGCCCATTCAGGATTTAAACGCAAAACCGATTAGCCTAGAAACCGACGCTGGTCTTTGTCCAAGTAATAAGTTGTTTTAAAACACTCCCTTCCAGCTGTAACGAAATATTACAAAACACTCTACAAATACAATGGAGTAAATGTCGGTTTAGCGAGTGTCTTTCAACAATTGGTAGCCAAAAAGATTACCAAGAGATGCGCCTCATGTTTATCAGTATGAACATGAAACCACAGTTTTAAGCCTCTCATCTCTATCAGACGTTTCAGAGTAAACACTGTTGACTTTTTTCCCGCAAATTTTTTGTAGCGGTGATAAAATGCTTTTACTGACCCACAGAGACTTCTTGTGCAAAGGCGAGTGAGATGAATAACAAAGGAAGCCCAACCGCGATAAAACAGACCAGTTTGTCTGTTGCCAGTTCCAGCCGCACGCCTTTATACTTAGAATCACTCGGCTCTTTCAACAAAAAATCAGAAAACACATATTCGGTAGCAACGCGTGCTATTGCCATTGTTGCgattaaatgtacagtatgtgtcaagTGCACCTCTAGTTCCGGTGGGCAGGGTTTCGTGCAACCAATaacaacaacatcatcatcaGAGGGAATTGTAGAAACCTTAATTCAGTCTTAAGTCAGATTGATACAGTCGTCCACATCTTTTTTATTAAAACGTATTAAAACGTTTTAAGCTTGACGTGCATAGCCTCCATTAAATTTAGGCTATAGGCCTACTGTGATTGTGTGATTTTATGAGACAAAGAAAAAAGACTTATGACAAGTCTGTTATCAAATAAAGACAGCAATAAAGTGAGAGGCATAtgcctaaccctaaacctaacttcTAGGCTAGTAGTAAACTAACagagtaataatgataataatgttgtttaataataatatagtttcaTGTGCGCTCCTGGACTGACAGCAGAAAGAAAACAATGGGTTTTTTCATCGCAATACTCTCCATAGCTACTACTTCCTGTGGGATTCTCTTAAAGTAACCATATGACACggacattctttctttctttctttctttctttctttctttctttctttctttctctctttctttctttctttctttctccatcACACTACACTAAAGAACACAAAAATAAGAAGTGGAAAAAATTAATTATCCGTGTCGCTAACCACTGAAGTTGGGAAATTTCCCTAACTTTGCAGAGAGACAGAAGTGCTGGTTAGCTAAACCTCAAACAGTGAAGAAATGTCAGATGGAGGCTCCATGCAACTTTCACAAGCTTCCCTTTACTCTATTTCTTTCTGTCTGTGACAATGACCCTGCCATCCCATTTACATCGCTTATGTATAAGTGAGTATTTCTtattgaaacaaacaaacaaaagctatTGTAGCACTAAACAACCAGTAATTAAAGAAATGCAGTTCATTTTCCATTCATCATTGTGCATTTATAATTTATCCAGTCCTCCTGTGTTTATCATTTTAGTAGCATGAACTAACTGGTCAATAACATGGTATGAAAATATTGTCCCAGTATTCAACATAAAActcttttttaaagatttatttagtTATCTTTTCCTGGAAATAAGAATTTTTTGTGACTTTTTACTTTCTGTTCAATGATCATTAAGTTTTACTGTAGAATTGCTGATTTTCTTAGCACCTCTGTTGTCCACAcggatttgtgatttttttttttcaaacaaacatcaaaaatggATTTCAGTGAAAGCTCAGCTTTATTGACTTCAGTGAAGAAACAAGTTGCAAAAGATAGTAAGAAAGAAACTGCAGACAATTTCTGAAGAAAGAAATATGGATACAGggaatagtttttatttaattgctcTTTTTATTATTGTATGCAGCCATCTTTGACCTTTTGTATATCATCTTATGTTCTTTTCAATCGTGGAACAGGTCAAAGAAGCTGTGGTCATCTGGGGCCTCCTCAAATGCCACCCCCTCACAGTAGGCCGGGGGTACAAACACTTGCAGGTCATCAACTTCTGTTTCAACCCCGAaaaaactgaagccgaaaatagCTGTTTAATGACTGATATGCAAAACTGAAGGATACAATAAAATGTAGACATCTTCAACATTTTTAGAGAAACTTGAATTTATTTTCTGCTATACCTGAAGAGAAGGTCCTTCTTATCACCATAGTAGGAGCCAGAGACCGGCAAACAGCCACAGGAAGTGGTTGACAGAGAGTAGTGAGCTGAAAAGGAAATTGGAatccaccaaaaaataaatatgatattttgatacacaataaaaagcattattttgaaaaaaaaaaaaataataataataatcaaacaaataaaacaggTACTGACCGTGAAGTTCAGGCAACTTTCCACTCCACACACGAACTCTGAGTCCCTGTTCTGTGATGGCGGGGCTGCCCATGTAAATCTCAGACTCGTGAGTGGCATCGGGTGGAATCTCCATCAGGTGCTTACGAAACTGCAGAGTCTCCTTCTTGCAACTTTCGTTTTTACTGTCTATCTCATAAAGTATACCCTGTGTGGAAATAAAGTGCTTGAATATATTCTGCTGAAAAAAAGCTACAAAATCAAAAACTTGTGAATCACAAGCTGAAAGAAGAAGAGGAATAGAGAGACAGATTTGCTGATTAGGCCTACCTCTTCAAAATGTACGAGCACATCCGTATGAGAAGTTTTGTTTGCATGAGCAGCGTCCTCCACAAAACGAAATTTATTCGCTTTGGAGTCATAACTGAACTCTCCAGATGCAAGGTCATGACCCCCCGTTGAAACCTGCATGTGACATAAAAGAGAACAGTAtaaatgttcaataaaaaaactttttatttagcttttaataGTTCTGAAGCTTGCAATAGGTTTACGGTAACGAAAGGTTTTAAATGCAAATAGAATTTCTTAGGGTAAACATATGTGCTCCACCACACTgccttattttacaaatattttatcacACAGgctaattaaacaaattaaaaatgcattttcaagGGAATATGTTCACTGTAGATGCCTGTAAATTAGTGTTTGTATTAAACAAAAAGAGCCAGATCGTACACTCGCAACCTGATACAAATATTAAACATCTTTTTGAAATTTTGTACACTCACCACTTTCATTGTTCCACTGGTCAATGGTGGTGAATCTGTAAGAGaaatattaaaagtataattTCTTCACATCTGCTGCAGCTTCTGAGAATATTCTGATTCCAAAATATGATTGTAATATAAGTAACATTAGAGAAAAATATAGAGCTCTTACGACATGGCTGGCGATCAGATGAAGCCCAGGCAACAGCACAAAGGCACGAGAAAACCACACAGAGCAGCTTGACTGTATGCATCATTGCTCTCTAACTTTATTCAGGTCCAGACACATGCACAATCATTCAGACTGCTCTTTTTATATATAACCCCTGCACCCCATATAAATGCCCCCTCCCTTCCATCTCTGGACATCCAGCAATGGAACAAACAAAAGATGTTTCAAAATCACATTCTGAAAGCTGGACAGAATTGGCACAAATGACCATTCACAAGAGAAACAAGgtcaaaaaaaaatgaatttatacAAACAACCCCCCCCGTCCGGCCTCTGATCGGCACTCAGCGGTACTGGCTCCATACTGGTCCAGAGACAGTTGGTGTCGTATCGCATGATTTTGGTTCATGTAAGGTGAGGATTACACTGAGGATGCCCCGACTAAACTTCTCAATcaagggaaaaagaaaaaaagtcggTTATACAGGTGTGAAAACAAAAAGCCATCTGGTACGTTCTCTGTTTCCTCGTCATTCTGTTCTACTAACAGAGGACTGCACTTGCAATACTTAGAAGCAGTTGCATctgatttgtacattttaaaaatttacCCCAATCCTCTGGTCAGTTGTTTTGTCGCCCTTGtgattttacatatttttgtacCATTAGAAATCGGACAAGATGAAGACAAACTTCTCATTTGCATGCAGCTATTGTTGATTATTTACACCTGAGACATGCACAAACCCAACTGCATATCTAGAAACTCAACTGCATATCAAGAATTTCGACTATAATTTATTGATTCTGTTTTCTTGTAAAGAGGACACAAGAAATCCCCCTAAATGTTGTTAGGCCACTTTCACTATTGCTGTTTTATGCCAGGGATTGTCAGGAATTGGTTCTGACATTTACGTTTGGATGGTAAAGATCCTAGTGTTGGAAATTGCTCTTAGATCAGTTTTAAAGAAAAGCAGTGCGTGTTTAGCTGATGCTTGTTGCGAAATCtggatctttaaaaaaaacacatttggcaAACACTTGCTTTCTCAGAATGTAAAGGTCAGAGTAATTCAGATTCCTGTGCTGGTGTTTGGTACAAACTGTAAACTATGTAGAGCATACATGTATTTCAAACTGGctcacttaaaaaataaagccTTAGCAAAAGAAGCTTTTCATTATGaatttaagattaataaataatatgtaaaatgaataccaAAAGATGAGGTGACCGTCTATGTGTGGTTGATGTAGTGACTATCAGAGCCCAGATGTTGAACTGCAGTCACCTTTGTGAGCTCTATATCTGCTGGGGACAATGCGGGATGCTTCTGACTGGTGAAATTTAGTTATTTGCTTTCCCTGCTTGATGTCAGTCTTGTTTTCTAGGTAAAAGGGAACATTAACCAGAAGGAAaacatgtaagaaaaaaaaaatctcatcaaaatcacattttaagtGCAAATCTAAATGACAGAAACAGATTTACTATAGTCTTTGCTTAGAACATTTtccaaacatatattttttttcattattataatatcaGTTTATTCATAGAAACAgaacaatgttttaaaatgatctttttttctttctctttttaattAACTGCACACAACTTGTCATTGGAAGCATTTGaggcatacaaaaaaaaaacatttggtgtaGAAACAAGTTTCACTTagtaattgctagtaaatttcacaaacaatacaGAAACTgtaaaagaaacagcaagtaacacattgaattaaaatgaaattttgaagtaggccgaaagtgaaaaagcattttccaatactccaataatctttgttttattttcaacttCAACTTCCTTTCATGTGGTTATTAATCACTATTTCAGTTTACTATTTCAATTcagtattatttttcttattttgatgtttaaagatgagtttgtttctggtttgcatttttaatatgaatatacaGTATTTGGATATTTTTATGTACACTGAATTCATTTAAAAGCTCTAGCAAGAGGTCTGCTGGCCCATGCAGTACCTTCCCAAAAGAATTTACAAAAGAAAAAGCCTTCTTAGATTCTACAATCAGTGACAGCTTTAGGTTACCATTGCCATCTTGTGGATCATTTGAAAGTAACAGCCCCTTTCTCCCGATTGAGTTGTAAATGTGCGCACACTGGAAGTTACTTTCAGTGAACTTTGCTCTAATGGGCCTGAAGGTGCTTACCAACATCTCATAGTTTGGCAGTTTTCTTCTAAGCAGACTTAAGTTTGTGGTCTAGGCTCACTTTTAGGATTCCAGCATTGGATCAGGAATTACCCAGAATCAAGTCTTGTTATTTTTTCTAGACTATTTGTCAATAAAACCTAATGCCATACTGTTATTTGGTTAAGGATCTGCATTGTCTTATAAATATTTGCAGCTGAGAATGCTACACTCATTtgtcactttattaggtacacctgttcatcACAAATATCTAATCAGACAATGACATGGCAGAAAcacaatgcatttaggcatgtaGACATTGTCAAGATCAAACATCTTGAAAATAGACAatgtgaagttcaaaccgagcatcaaaatgaggaagaaagggggtttaattgactttgaatgtggcatagttgttggtgccagactggCCAGTCTGAAtatttcagaaactgctgatctacttgGATTTTCAAGCACAGCCagctctagggtttacagagaatggtccaaaagagagaaaataagTGGCAGTTCTGTGGGGggaaatgccttgttgatgccaaAGGTCAAAGGAGAATGGCTAGACTTTGAGCTGATAGAATggcaacagtaacttaaataaccactcgttataaCAGAGGTATGCAGGAgggcatctctgaacacacaacttATGAACACATCATTTTATGATGACTACTTCCAGCAGGGTAATGCACCATGTtgcaaagctcaaatcatctcaaacTGGTTTCTTGAATATGACAATGAATTCACTATACTCAAATAAAATCAGTCACGATCCAGCAGacgattcacatcatggatgtacAGCTGACAAATCTGCATCAACTGCGTATTAATATGTCAATATCAAACCAAATGTCATGAGTGCATGACACGCACCTTGAGTGCATGTCATGATAATAACCTAGCTtaacaaaaaaaatgcagtttaaacATCCGGAGAAATGAGGATAAGGAAAAAGAGAAGTTGAGAAAGAAAAAAGGGGAGAAAgaaatcgagagagagagagagagaagtgagaTCATAAGTTTTAGctgagaaatgtaaaaaaaagtggtGTGTCACAAGGAAAACTCATATACAGTATTGGATGAGTCAGGACTAAGAATGACAGCAAACGGAAATCGAGACACTGCtggaaaaagaaaagaggaagaacTACTGGAACAATATCAGGAGGGAAGTTGAtatcaaaagtgtatttatgacATTCATTGTTTAAATCATAACATGCTATGCAAATGCATGGTTTTGCCTGCATTAAATACACTTGAAATAGTTTAtgtgtgaatatattataaatcTTCTAAATGATGTATTCATACATAATCATCTCAGTCATAAATGTCCGTAGACATCGTGATCCCCAGTCATATCTGTGTGGGTGTCTGTGAGATGAGAACTACCCCCTCCCACGGGTCACCGCGGAACAACAAGAAATGACAAACTGTACATCACCGCTATCCTCCGCCTCCACCCATGTGGTTTTCGCCCTACTTCTCTGTTTTTGCCCCCTACAGTTGAAGAATCATGACAGGATTTGCTAGACTTACTTGAAAAAGAAGCATATGGCCAAACTAAGAAAATCACCAAGTACTTCTTCTATACACTGGGTTTCAAAAAGTCTGAAAACATATAAACAATCTGGAACTCAAAAATCTGAAAT
Above is a window of Carassius carassius chromosome 4, fCarCar2.1, whole genome shotgun sequence DNA encoding:
- the LOC132130545 gene encoding ependymin-2, which produces MMHTVKLLCVVFSCLCAVAWASSDRQPCHSPPLTSGTMKVVSTGGHDLASGEFSYDSKANKFRFVEDAAHANKTSHTDVLVHFEEGILYEIDSKNESCKKETLQFRKHLMEIPPDATHESEIYMGSPAITEQGLRVRVWSGKLPELHAHYSLSTTSCGCLPVSGSYYGDKKDLLFSFFGVETEVDDLQVFVPPAYCEGVAFEEAPDDHSFFDLFHD